In Solanum pennellii chromosome 3, SPENNV200, a single window of DNA contains:
- the LOC107012087 gene encoding SUMO-conjugating enzyme UBC9 produces MASKRILKELKDLQKDPPTSCSAGPVAEDMFHWQATIMGPPDSPYSGGVFLVTIHFPPDYPFKPPKVAFRTKVFHPNINSNGSICLDILKEQWSPALTISKVLLSICSLLTDPNPDDPLVPEIAHMYKTDRNKYESTARSWTQKYAMG; encoded by the exons ATGGCTTCCAAGCGGATCTTGAAGGAGCTCAAAGATCTTCAAAAGGATCCTCCTACTTCTTGTAGTGCTG GACCTGTTGCTGAGGACATGTTTCATTGGCAAGCAACGATCATGGGTCCTCCAGACAGTCCTTATTCTGGTGGAGTTTTCCTGGTGACAATCCATTTTCCTCCAGATTATCCATTCAAGCCACCTAAG GTGGCTTTCAGGACAAAAGTTTTCCACCCAAACATAAACAGCAACGGAAGCATATGTCTTGACATTTTAAAGGAGCAGTGGAGCCCTGCTCTAACAATTTCCAAG GTGTTGCTTTCGATATGTTCACTTCTGACGGACCCTAATCCTGATGATCCTTTGGTCCCGGAGATTGCACACATGTACAAGACAGACCGGAACAAGTACGAGAGTACTGCAAGGAGCTGGACCCAGAAGTATGCCATGGGCTAA